Proteins encoded by one window of Halosolutus amylolyticus:
- a CDS encoding DUF7090 family protein translates to MEYTLEIDGTPETVSGGTGVLLLHPSTGETDRIDTDFLKTDTDNFLVVSTRTTAREVRQKLEYYDVDEERAEILDTLSIERGYSRRTSDTVHYVAAPDDVDGIVDHIDGFLGDHDGKLRISFDSVTELAYYAGDERALDAVERILVLLEEYDAIGLFHLSEEPHDPALVDEFRDLFDGVIDLDEDGTVDAEF, encoded by the coding sequence ATGGAGTACACGCTCGAAATCGACGGCACTCCCGAGACGGTGTCAGGTGGGACTGGCGTCCTCCTTCTTCATCCCAGTACCGGCGAAACCGATCGGATCGATACCGACTTCCTCAAGACGGACACGGACAACTTCCTCGTCGTCTCCACCCGAACCACGGCCCGCGAAGTCAGGCAGAAACTCGAGTACTACGACGTCGACGAAGAACGCGCCGAGATTCTCGACACCCTGAGCATCGAACGCGGCTACTCTCGGCGCACGAGCGACACGGTCCACTACGTCGCCGCACCCGACGACGTCGACGGCATCGTCGACCACATCGACGGCTTTCTCGGCGACCACGACGGCAAACTCCGTATCAGCTTCGACTCCGTCACCGAACTCGCCTACTACGCCGGCGACGAACGCGCACTGGACGCCGTCGAGCGGATCCTCGTCCTGCTCGAGGAGTACGACGCGATCGGTCTCTTCCACCTCTCCGAAGAACCCCACGACCCGGCGCTGGTCGACGAGTTCCGCGACCTATTCGACGGCGTGATCGACCTCGACGAAGACGGCACCGTCGACGCCGAGTTCTGA
- a CDS encoding class I SAM-dependent methyltransferase translates to MSVREEFDEWATSGRDKGMEERHWHTAKHALARMPVEPGDTVLDLGCGSGYAGRALRDTNDAGRVYGLDGAPEMAHNAADYTEDDRVGYVVGDFGSLPFADDSIDHVWSMEAFYYASDPHHTLEEIARVLRSGGTFYCAVNYYEENVHSHEWQEFIDIEMTRWDREQYREAFRRAGLHVAEQDNIPDREITIPSEAEFPTDEWDTRDAMVERYREYGTLLTVGVAP, encoded by the coding sequence ATGAGCGTACGCGAGGAGTTCGACGAGTGGGCTACGAGCGGCCGCGACAAGGGCATGGAGGAGCGACACTGGCACACCGCCAAACACGCCCTCGCACGGATGCCCGTCGAACCGGGCGATACCGTCCTCGATCTGGGCTGTGGGAGCGGCTACGCCGGTCGTGCGCTTCGGGACACCAACGACGCCGGTCGGGTCTACGGGCTCGACGGCGCGCCCGAGATGGCCCACAACGCCGCCGACTACACCGAGGACGATCGAGTCGGCTACGTCGTCGGCGACTTCGGCTCGCTCCCGTTCGCCGACGACTCGATCGACCACGTCTGGTCGATGGAGGCGTTCTACTACGCCAGCGATCCCCACCACACTCTCGAGGAGATCGCCCGCGTCCTCCGGTCCGGCGGCACGTTCTACTGCGCCGTCAACTACTACGAGGAGAACGTCCACTCCCACGAGTGGCAGGAGTTCATCGACATCGAGATGACCCGCTGGGATCGCGAGCAGTACCGCGAGGCCTTCCGCCGGGCGGGTCTCCACGTGGCCGAACAGGACAATATCCCCGATCGGGAGATCACCATCCCGAGCGAGGCCGAGTTCCCGACCGACGAGTGGGACACCCGCGACGCGATGGTCGAACGCTACCGCGAGTACGGGACGCTGCTGACCGTCGGCGTCGCACCCTGA
- a CDS encoding DUF1684 domain-containing protein, with product MTESDDALDVDRWREDLESKRAEKDEFFAEHPQSPIPPEDREAFSGLDYFDPDPDYRVTATATVHDDPEVVLMDTTAGREMRYLRTVTLEFDLVRDDPDLEDGTVELAAYQLESPNDEPYFVPFRDKTTGQQTYQGGRYMELAADRDLETGDEIVLDFNLAYTPFCAYSETFDCPLPPEENWLEIAIPAGERFESN from the coding sequence ATGACGGAGTCCGACGACGCTCTCGACGTCGATCGCTGGCGAGAGGACCTCGAATCGAAACGCGCCGAGAAAGACGAGTTCTTCGCCGAGCATCCACAGTCGCCGATCCCGCCCGAGGACCGCGAGGCGTTCTCCGGCCTCGACTATTTCGATCCGGATCCCGACTACCGGGTGACGGCGACCGCAACGGTCCACGACGATCCCGAGGTCGTACTGATGGACACGACTGCCGGTCGTGAAATGCGCTATCTCCGGACCGTGACGCTGGAGTTCGACCTCGTTCGGGACGATCCGGACCTCGAGGACGGCACCGTCGAACTGGCCGCCTACCAGCTCGAGAGTCCGAACGACGAACCCTACTTCGTCCCGTTCCGTGACAAGACGACCGGCCAGCAGACCTACCAGGGCGGCCGATACATGGAACTGGCCGCCGATCGAGACCTTGAAACGGGCGACGAGATCGTCCTCGATTTCAACCTCGCGTACACGCCGTTCTGTGCCTACAGCGAGACCTTCGACTGTCCGCTCCCGCCCGAGGAGAACTGGCTCGAGATCGCGATTCCGGCGGGGGAGCGGTTCGAGTCGAACTGA
- a CDS encoding DUF7127 family protein: protein MKVPESLQNVDHSGAVVRTIEYDDVSVIAIDFGHAGDDLAVDVIGSTAIVVTGDEQFEFELPPEASDVSARNGVLTIEE from the coding sequence ATGAAAGTCCCAGAGTCCCTCCAGAACGTCGATCACAGCGGCGCGGTCGTCCGAACGATCGAGTACGACGACGTGAGCGTCATCGCGATCGACTTCGGCCACGCGGGCGACGACCTCGCGGTCGACGTCATCGGATCGACGGCGATCGTCGTCACCGGCGACGAGCAGTTCGAGTTCGAACTGCCCCCCGAGGCCAGCGACGTGTCCGCGCGGAACGGCGTCCTGACGATCGAGGAGTGA